From a region of the Neobacillus niacini genome:
- a CDS encoding YesL family protein, with amino-acid sequence MLKSVERLNHVLTIILNLVYVNFLWILFTILGLGIFGIGPSTYALVSICRQWVRGQSLPVFKTYWKYYKESFRESVITSWIYLIGGIVLIVDLMHVSNWYIRVALFVISFIYLLSLVYIFPIMAHYNWKGIRIKIKMSLIFGFSCLQYSLVLFLVTGVMYWAAANFFPGVLTFLGVSFLFYLITWTANQVFTRMETMDTEELEDKYIHQNAKENWDEKTKGIKVSQC; translated from the coding sequence ATGCTGAAATCAGTAGAAAGGTTAAACCACGTTTTAACAATCATCCTCAACTTGGTATACGTAAATTTTTTATGGATACTCTTTACCATTTTGGGATTAGGTATCTTCGGTATTGGCCCCTCCACTTATGCCTTGGTAAGTATTTGCAGGCAATGGGTGCGTGGCCAAAGCCTGCCCGTTTTCAAAACCTACTGGAAGTATTACAAAGAGAGTTTTAGAGAGTCCGTCATTACTAGTTGGATCTATCTAATAGGCGGGATAGTTTTAATCGTTGATTTAATGCATGTATCCAATTGGTATATTAGGGTCGCATTATTTGTAATTAGTTTTATCTATTTATTATCACTCGTTTATATCTTTCCGATTATGGCTCATTATAATTGGAAGGGAATTCGCATTAAAATCAAGATGTCTCTAATATTTGGTTTTTCCTGCCTACAGTATTCACTAGTTTTATTTCTAGTTACTGGTGTAATGTATTGGGCAGCAGCCAACTTTTTTCCAGGGGTTTTAACCTTTTTAGGTGTTAGTTTCTTATTCTATTTAATTACTTGGACGGCGAATCAAGTGTTTACAAGAATGGAAACGATGGATACCGAAGAGCTAGAAGATAAATATATTCACCAAAATGCAAAGGAGAATTGGGATGAAAAAACAAAAGGTATCAAAGTTAGCCAGTGTTAG
- a CDS encoding ABC transporter permease: protein MIFPGLLYFIIFKYLPMAGLIIAFQDYQPFLGILGSPWAGLKHFIRLFTEPTFFMLLKNTLILFALNLVIFFPLPIIVALMLNEVKNRYFKAGIQTIIYIPHFMSWVIIVSISFIFLNVDGGIINEFLAVIGMEKISFLTAPDWTRTIYIAQIIWKELGWSTIIYLAAITAVDTQLYEAAEMDGAGRLRKTWHVTLPAIRPVIITLLILKIGSTLDLGFEHMYLLLNSLNRSVAEIFDTYIYTAGLKNGQLSFSTAVGLFKGLVGLVLVILANKLAKKFGEDGVY, encoded by the coding sequence ATGATTTTTCCTGGATTACTTTATTTCATTATATTTAAGTACTTACCAATGGCGGGTCTCATTATTGCGTTTCAAGACTATCAGCCATTCTTAGGGATCTTAGGAAGTCCATGGGCGGGTCTCAAACATTTTATTCGTTTATTTACGGAACCCACTTTCTTTATGTTATTAAAGAATACGTTAATTTTGTTTGCTTTAAATCTTGTTATCTTTTTCCCATTACCAATTATCGTGGCTCTGATGTTGAATGAAGTGAAGAATAGATACTTTAAAGCTGGAATTCAAACGATTATCTATATTCCTCACTTTATGTCTTGGGTAATTATTGTTTCAATCTCATTTATCTTTTTGAATGTGGATGGCGGTATTATTAATGAATTCTTAGCTGTAATAGGAATGGAAAAAATCAGCTTCTTAACAGCACCAGATTGGACAAGGACCATTTATATCGCACAAATTATCTGGAAAGAATTAGGCTGGTCAACGATTATTTATCTAGCTGCTATAACAGCTGTGGATACACAATTATATGAAGCAGCTGAAATGGATGGTGCCGGCCGTCTTCGAAAAACTTGGCATGTAACATTACCGGCTATTCGTCCAGTCATTATTACTCTATTAATCTTGAAGATTGGCAGTACCTTGGATCTAGGTTTTGAACATATGTACCTTTTACTTAACTCCTTAAACCGCAGTGTTGCAGAAATTTTCGATACTTATATCTATACGGCAGGTTTAAAAAATGGACAGTTGAGTTTCAGTACTGCTGTAGGTTTATTTAAAGGGCTTGTTGGATTGGTATTGGTCATCCTTGCGAATAAACTAGCGAAAAAATTTGGAGAAGATGGCGTGTATTAA
- a CDS encoding carbohydrate ABC transporter permease has protein sequence MKKTKKNKRNKGGLAFPIINGTILILIALICFLPFVNVIASSFASTQEVVARKFILFPRTFSLDAYRYILSTPTLFKSLAVSIGVTGIGTLVSMILTALMAYGLSRRYLVGRNSINFIVVFSMLFSGGMIPTFLVVKSVGLIDSYWSLILPVAINAFNLIIMRNFFQALPDSLEESAKMDGCTDFGVFVKIMLPLALPSIATISLFYAVTYWNTYMTAILYINDSAKWPIQVLLRQIVIVSSGMQAEGSSVDVVPPAQTIKMAVIVIATVPMLIAYPFVQKYFVKGALVGSVKG, from the coding sequence ATGAAGAAAACGAAAAAGAATAAAAGAAACAAAGGAGGTCTAGCCTTTCCCATTATTAATGGAACCATACTAATTTTGATTGCACTTATCTGTTTTCTTCCATTTGTTAATGTGATCGCAAGTTCATTTGCATCTACTCAAGAAGTGGTCGCAAGAAAGTTTATCTTATTTCCACGTACTTTTTCATTGGATGCCTATCGCTATATCTTATCAACCCCTACCCTCTTTAAGTCACTTGCTGTTTCGATTGGCGTAACCGGTATCGGTACTTTAGTTAGTATGATTCTTACCGCTTTAATGGCGTACGGCTTATCTCGAAGATATCTAGTGGGGCGTAATTCGATTAATTTTATTGTTGTTTTCTCCATGTTGTTCAGCGGGGGTATGATTCCAACATTCTTAGTTGTAAAATCGGTTGGTTTAATAGATTCTTATTGGTCATTGATCTTGCCGGTCGCAATTAACGCGTTCAACTTAATTATCATGAGAAACTTTTTCCAAGCCTTACCTGATAGCTTAGAAGAATCTGCTAAAATGGATGGCTGCACAGATTTTGGTGTTTTTGTTAAAATCATGCTGCCACTGGCATTACCATCAATCGCTACCATTTCTTTGTTCTATGCAGTCACCTACTGGAACACGTATATGACAGCTATTCTTTACATTAATGATTCTGCCAAGTGGCCGATACAAGTATTATTACGTCAAATTGTCATTGTCTCTAGTGGTATGCAAGCCGAAGGGTCCTCAGTAGATGTCGTACCTCCTGCTCAAACGATTAAAATGGCTGTTATTGTAATCGCTACTGTTCCTATGTTAATTGCCTACCCATTTGTTCAAAAATACTTCGTCAAAGGTGCATTAGTTGGATCTGTAAAAGGATAA
- a CDS encoding helix-turn-helix transcriptional regulator — MKLLRKARVFYKLFIPFFLVGIGLVIGFSIFIYNSTYHSVEESFLKDKKNYTKQILNNVEQKVRTIEYGYTAYSATSKFEEIFKNPLSGKDFDVYRDIKKEMSYIGMMGIEGSNNSLVSLDGNWGIINGSLKTLTTEEVTEYKNTYINNNNNNLFWKPIKSGIEMVMTLPMYKREKFALGISYIPRRSIEQIIGDQNNRVEIYNKKNQLLYSSTMKDREVKKSSFQDFKAVSNESGQTANVLETEDGKKYVYMQSDYNRWLYVVEINENEIGSIIHNTRVGLFIVSALLILLVGIISYVLAVSYTRPIKKIQAKLDIQGEHKKQNELSFLADSIDKIVGQNELLTASLSIQKPQLETLFVLSLFRKRISENDVTNRLEQFGYHFEEEKVFYTGLIQIDNFDDQQIGDKTLLLLAINNIVGEMVPKAERLNPIVLNDEMQATIFILDKSDPEPERRIMKYYEEIQVAVKKSLNIIISVGISPIYDTLIDSKKAVDLAKESLHYRVNVGPESIIFYNDISSMLNDASISKFPVESLNELLNAIRSGHEEDVMNLVDRLVEEIFRLNKNPISLGVTLIRVINELVQLGQLLGAESKIFENIKKLYQAAMNAYYPEKMKEMLINDLIKPVIISTHDKTERGFKSLSEKIVYIVQTEYDQEISLDIIADRLHYNPNYLSNVFKKEYGENFVDYLMNYRLQMAQSLLKDTDLAIKDIAERLQYRNSQNFIRFFKKKLGMTPGDYRKEYMH, encoded by the coding sequence GTGAAATTATTGAGAAAAGCAAGAGTGTTTTACAAGCTTTTTATTCCGTTTTTCTTAGTGGGGATAGGGCTTGTAATTGGATTTAGCATATTTATCTATAATTCCACTTATCATTCCGTTGAGGAAAGTTTCTTAAAGGATAAAAAAAATTATACAAAACAAATTCTTAACAATGTTGAACAAAAAGTAAGAACCATCGAGTATGGATATACGGCTTACAGCGCAACTTCTAAATTTGAAGAAATCTTTAAAAATCCTTTGTCAGGTAAAGATTTTGATGTATACCGAGATATCAAAAAAGAGATGAGTTACATAGGGATGATGGGGATTGAAGGCAGTAACAATAGTTTAGTAAGCTTAGACGGCAACTGGGGAATCATTAACGGCTCTTTAAAGACGCTAACAACAGAGGAAGTTACCGAATACAAAAATACATATATTAACAATAATAACAATAACCTTTTTTGGAAACCAATAAAATCCGGAATCGAAATGGTTATGACTTTACCAATGTATAAGAGGGAAAAGTTCGCTTTAGGAATATCCTATATTCCTAGAAGGAGTATTGAACAGATTATAGGTGACCAAAACAATAGAGTAGAAATATATAATAAAAAAAATCAATTACTATACTCTAGCACCATGAAAGATCGTGAAGTGAAAAAAAGTAGTTTTCAAGATTTTAAAGCAGTCTCTAACGAAAGCGGGCAAACTGCCAATGTTCTAGAAACAGAGGATGGAAAGAAATATGTTTACATGCAGTCTGATTATAATCGGTGGCTTTATGTGGTGGAAATAAATGAAAATGAGATTGGCAGTATTATTCATAATACGAGAGTGGGCCTTTTTATAGTTTCAGCCCTTTTGATTTTATTGGTGGGAATTATTTCATATGTGTTGGCGGTATCATACACTCGACCAATTAAGAAAATACAGGCAAAACTGGACATTCAGGGAGAGCATAAAAAACAAAATGAACTTTCCTTTTTGGCTGATTCTATCGATAAAATTGTTGGACAAAATGAGCTGTTAACCGCTAGTCTGTCAATTCAGAAACCTCAATTGGAGACATTATTTGTTTTAAGTTTATTTAGAAAACGGATATCTGAAAACGATGTGACGAATCGTTTAGAGCAATTTGGCTACCATTTTGAAGAGGAAAAGGTGTTTTATACAGGTTTGATACAAATAGATAACTTTGATGATCAACAAATTGGAGATAAAACACTTTTATTATTGGCAATTAATAATATCGTAGGAGAAATGGTCCCGAAGGCTGAACGCTTAAACCCGATCGTTTTAAATGATGAAATGCAGGCTACCATCTTTATCTTAGATAAAAGCGACCCAGAACCTGAGCGACGAATCATGAAGTACTACGAGGAAATCCAAGTAGCGGTGAAAAAATCGCTGAATATTATCATTAGTGTTGGAATCAGTCCAATCTATGACACTTTAATAGATAGTAAAAAAGCGGTAGATTTAGCAAAAGAATCGCTTCATTACCGAGTAAATGTTGGACCAGAGTCAATTATTTTCTATAATGATATTTCTTCGATGTTAAATGATGCGTCTATATCCAAATTCCCTGTAGAATCGCTGAATGAGTTATTGAATGCGATTCGTTCTGGTCATGAGGAAGACGTCATGAACTTGGTTGATCGGCTTGTAGAAGAGATTTTTCGTTTAAATAAAAATCCGATTAGCTTAGGGGTGACCTTAATACGAGTCATAAATGAGCTTGTACAATTAGGACAACTATTAGGTGCTGAATCTAAAATCTTTGAAAATATTAAGAAATTGTATCAAGCAGCGATGAATGCCTATTATCCAGAGAAAATGAAGGAAATGTTAATTAACGATTTAATCAAACCCGTTATTATAAGTACCCACGATAAGACAGAAAGAGGATTTAAATCCTTGTCAGAAAAAATCGTATATATTGTACAAACAGAATATGATCAGGAAATTTCCCTGGATATTATTGCAGATCGATTGCATTACAATCCTAACTATTTAAGCAATGTATTCAAAAAAGAGTATGGAGAGAATTTTGTAGACTATCTAATGAACTATCGCCTGCAAATGGCACAAAGCTTGTTAAAGGATACAGATTTGGCCATTAAAGATATTGCAGAACGCTTGCAATATCGGAATTCTCAAAACTTTATTCGATTCTTCAAAAAGAAATTAGGAATGACCCCAGGAGATTATCGTAAGGAATATATGCATTAG
- a CDS encoding rhamnogalacturonan acetylesterase — protein sequence MENQITIYIAGDSTAAIKLPEKRPETGWGEAFQAYFKENVKIDNRAINGRSTKSFINEGHLAKIEKSIQPGDYLIIQFGHNDQKIEDPERGTHPYGDYQDNLGKFIQTAYQKNAYPLLLTSVTRRKFEDDIFDSMSVGAYPQAMIQYAEKYDIPVLDIHKITTEFMAKAGDEESKKYYLHLPRGQSENYPEGIIDNTHFNEEGAKKVAQLIIEAIHQSDLPLRNLLK from the coding sequence ATGGAAAATCAAATAACCATTTATATAGCAGGAGATTCCACGGCTGCTATAAAACTACCAGAAAAACGACCAGAAACTGGCTGGGGGGAAGCATTTCAAGCGTACTTTAAGGAAAATGTAAAGATTGATAACCGGGCGATTAATGGCCGAAGCACAAAGTCATTTATAAACGAGGGTCATTTAGCTAAGATTGAAAAGAGCATCCAACCCGGTGATTACTTAATTATCCAATTTGGCCACAATGATCAAAAAATAGAGGATCCTGAACGAGGAACTCACCCTTATGGTGACTATCAAGATAACCTAGGCAAGTTCATTCAGACGGCATATCAAAAAAATGCCTATCCCTTGTTATTAACGTCAGTTACTCGTCGAAAGTTTGAAGATGATATATTTGATAGCATGTCGGTTGGAGCCTATCCTCAAGCCATGATTCAATATGCCGAAAAATACGATATACCTGTTTTAGACATACATAAAATCACCACAGAGTTTATGGCAAAAGCCGGTGATGAGGAGTCAAAAAAATACTATTTACATTTACCTCGTGGTCAATCTGAAAACTATCCTGAGGGGATTATAGACAACACCCACTTCAATGAAGAGGGAGCAAAAAAAGTGGCTCAATTAATTATTGAAGCAATCCATCAAAGTGATTTACCTCTAAGGAACCTACTAAAATAG
- a CDS encoding ABC transporter ATP-binding protein — protein sequence MITLIPTIAKGLESVNSIGEILTAGEVENHENKPKIKQVDGNFSIQQVCYRYPNSDQTILHDINLEVKQGETVAFVGESGSGKTTILNLLIGFIQPTEGRILLDGHDMSSIDLRSFRHHLAVVPQSTILFSGTILQNITYGMPSVTEKELKRVLLAANLWDVIEKLPDGLNTRIGEHGDKLSGGQRQRVSIARALIRNPKVIILDEATSALDSHSEKKIYKKP from the coding sequence ATGATAACATTGATCCCTACCATTGCTAAGGGACTGGAATCCGTAAATTCAATTGGCGAAATTTTAACAGCTGGTGAAGTAGAAAATCATGAGAACAAACCTAAAATTAAACAAGTAGATGGAAATTTTTCCATTCAACAGGTTTGTTACCGGTATCCTAATAGCGACCAGACGATCCTCCATGATATTAACTTAGAGGTTAAACAAGGCGAAACAGTCGCTTTTGTCGGGGAATCTGGTTCGGGAAAAACAACAATCCTAAATTTACTCATTGGGTTTATTCAACCGACTGAAGGTAGAATTCTTTTAGATGGTCATGATATGTCATCCATTGATTTACGATCCTTCCGACATCATTTAGCAGTGGTCCCACAATCAACCATCCTATTCTCTGGAACCATTCTTCAAAATATCACCTATGGCATGCCATCTGTTACCGAAAAAGAACTAAAAAGGGTTTTATTAGCTGCAAACCTGTGGGATGTCATTGAGAAGCTTCCGGATGGTTTAAACACGAGGATTGGAGAACATGGGGATAAGCTTTCAGGGGGTCAAAGGCAAAGGGTGTCGATTGCAAGAGCCTTAATTCGTAACCCAAAGGTTATTATTTTAGATGAAGCGACATCAGCATTAGATAGTCATTCTGAGAAAAAAATATACAAGAAGCCTTAA
- a CDS encoding UxaA family hydrolase — translation MKDFLQITDNDNIILALRNFKKNETIHLNGKDIQIKEDVSRGHKIAVKDIYENEDIIKYGYPIGHALGVITPGEHVHTHNTKTNLSGTQEYQYVFKESQNLYNNENRTFQGYRREDGNVGIRNELWIVPTVGCVNGIAEKIIKRFERHVGDITPFDNVLVLKHNYGCSQLGDDHENTKQILINAVKHPNAGGVLVLGLGCENNELPEFKKALGEVNEDRVKFLISQNVTDEIEEGFKLVMEIYENAKNDKRESVPLSELKIGLKCGGSDGFSGITANPLLGKFSDYLIAQGGTTVLTEVPEMFGAETILMERAADEKVFGKIVDLINDFKEYFLRHNQPVYENPSPGNKSGGITTLEDKSLGCTQKAGTSTIVDVLKYGETLNTKGLNLLSAPGNDLIASTALAAAGCQMVLFTTGRGTPFGTFVPTMKISTNTQIYETKPHWIDFNAGILLEDGVLPEQVLNDFVDYIVHVASGEFVNNEKNDFREISIFKSGVTL, via the coding sequence ATGAAGGATTTTCTTCAAATCACTGACAACGATAATATTATTCTAGCACTAAGAAACTTTAAGAAAAATGAAACCATTCATCTTAATGGCAAGGATATTCAAATAAAAGAAGACGTCAGCCGTGGACATAAAATAGCAGTAAAAGATATTTACGAAAATGAGGATATTATTAAATACGGCTATCCAATTGGGCATGCACTGGGTGTGATTACACCCGGTGAACATGTTCATACACATAACACAAAAACGAATCTTTCTGGGACACAGGAATACCAATACGTGTTTAAGGAATCTCAGAATCTATATAATAATGAAAATCGAACATTTCAGGGATACCGTCGCGAAGATGGTAATGTTGGCATTCGGAATGAATTATGGATTGTCCCTACAGTAGGCTGTGTGAACGGGATTGCTGAGAAAATTATCAAACGGTTTGAGCGTCATGTTGGCGACATTACCCCGTTTGACAATGTCCTTGTCTTAAAGCATAACTATGGATGTTCTCAACTAGGGGATGACCATGAAAACACAAAGCAAATACTGATCAATGCAGTAAAGCATCCCAATGCTGGCGGTGTTCTTGTTTTAGGTCTTGGCTGTGAGAATAATGAGCTGCCAGAGTTTAAAAAGGCGTTGGGTGAAGTGAATGAGGACAGAGTGAAATTTCTAATCTCCCAAAATGTTACCGATGAAATCGAGGAAGGCTTTAAACTGGTCATGGAAATCTATGAAAATGCCAAAAATGACAAAAGAGAATCCGTGCCTCTTTCAGAATTGAAAATTGGTTTAAAATGCGGTGGATCCGATGGCTTTTCAGGTATAACCGCAAATCCGCTTCTAGGGAAGTTCTCAGATTATTTAATTGCCCAAGGAGGAACAACCGTCCTCACTGAGGTCCCGGAAATGTTTGGAGCAGAAACGATCTTAATGGAACGTGCTGCCGATGAAAAAGTTTTTGGGAAGATTGTGGACCTAATTAATGACTTCAAGGAGTATTTTTTGCGTCATAATCAACCTGTATATGAAAATCCTTCCCCAGGGAACAAATCTGGAGGCATTACCACACTAGAAGACAAATCTCTTGGGTGCACACAGAAAGCGGGAACGAGCACCATTGTCGATGTCTTAAAATATGGAGAAACACTTAATACAAAAGGATTAAATCTCTTAAGTGCGCCAGGAAATGACCTTATCGCTTCGACAGCTCTTGCAGCTGCAGGCTGCCAGATGGTTTTGTTTACGACAGGGCGGGGAACTCCATTCGGAACGTTTGTTCCAACGATGAAAATTTCAACTAACACACAAATCTATGAAACAAAACCACACTGGATTGACTTTAATGCTGGAATACTGTTGGAGGATGGAGTTCTGCCAGAACAAGTATTAAATGATTTTGTAGATTATATCGTCCATGTGGCAAGCGGCGAATTTGTCAACAATGAGAAAAATGACTTTAGAGAGATTTCGATTTTTAAGAGTGGAGTTACGCTATAA
- a CDS encoding tagaturonate reductase, with amino-acid sequence MERLSNKIYQDYISYPEKVLQFGEGNFLRGFIDWQFQVLNEKTDFNGSVVVVQPRGNNKIERLNNQDGLFTLYLQGIKEGQLVNQHQVIESISRGINLFTDYPEYIKLAGTEDLRFIVSNTTEAGIVFDPTDKLEDRPQKSFPGKLTAFLYHRFQAFAGDQKRGCIIIPCELIERNGEKLREIVLQYASLWNLEDEFIGWVKNANTFCSSLVDRIVPGFPTDSYKEKTEQLGYEDELMVVGEQYHLWVIEGPEWIKNELKVEGTGLNTLIVDDLTPYRIRKVRILNGAHTAMTPVAYLYGLSTVEESVNHQEVGMFIKEMIAEEIIPTLEGPKTELSSYADDVMNRFANPYIKHYLMSIALNSISKFQTRNLPAFLDYVEKYNSLPKRMVFSLSCLLYFYQGKRGNDSIELQDDPEIVEFFKTHWGKFEQQELAMSELVNIILAEQRLWGMDLTSIPNLESTVSTNLLTIYQIGVKEALKELFEISI; translated from the coding sequence GTGGAAAGACTTAGTAATAAAATTTATCAAGACTATATCTCTTATCCCGAGAAGGTGCTTCAGTTTGGGGAAGGAAACTTTTTGAGAGGGTTTATTGATTGGCAGTTCCAAGTTCTTAATGAAAAAACGGATTTCAATGGAAGTGTAGTGGTTGTCCAGCCGCGAGGCAATAACAAGATTGAAAGGCTGAATAATCAGGATGGGCTGTTTACCCTTTACTTACAGGGGATTAAAGAAGGTCAATTGGTAAACCAGCATCAGGTGATTGAGTCAATTAGTAGAGGTATTAATCTGTTTACAGATTATCCGGAATATATCAAGCTTGCTGGGACAGAAGATCTCCGGTTTATCGTTTCGAATACGACAGAAGCCGGAATTGTGTTTGACCCAACAGACAAGTTAGAGGATCGACCGCAAAAGAGTTTTCCAGGAAAACTTACTGCGTTCCTCTATCACCGTTTCCAGGCATTTGCCGGTGATCAAAAACGTGGCTGTATAATCATTCCATGTGAACTAATAGAAAGAAACGGAGAAAAGTTGAGAGAAATCGTATTGCAATATGCAAGCTTATGGAACCTGGAGGATGAATTTATTGGATGGGTAAAGAACGCGAATACTTTCTGTTCAAGCCTTGTAGACCGAATCGTACCAGGATTTCCAACCGACTCCTATAAAGAAAAAACCGAACAACTTGGATATGAGGATGAATTGATGGTGGTAGGTGAGCAGTATCACCTTTGGGTCATTGAGGGACCGGAATGGATAAAAAATGAGCTGAAAGTCGAAGGGACAGGGCTAAACACGCTGATCGTCGATGATTTAACTCCTTACAGGATACGGAAAGTCCGGATTCTAAACGGCGCACATACAGCAATGACTCCGGTTGCTTATCTTTACGGTTTAAGCACGGTGGAAGAAAGTGTAAATCATCAAGAAGTAGGCATGTTTATAAAAGAAATGATTGCAGAGGAAATAATCCCAACTTTAGAAGGTCCGAAAACAGAACTATCCAGCTATGCGGATGATGTGATGAACCGTTTTGCTAATCCATATATTAAACATTATTTAATGAGCATCGCACTAAATTCTATTTCTAAATTTCAGACAAGAAATCTGCCCGCATTTTTGGATTATGTTGAAAAATATAACAGTCTGCCAAAACGAATGGTCTTTTCACTAAGCTGCCTGCTTTATTTTTATCAGGGTAAAAGAGGAAATGACTCAATAGAACTACAAGATGATCCAGAAATTGTTGAATTCTTTAAAACTCATTGGGGAAAATTTGAACAGCAAGAACTTGCCATGTCTGAACTCGTGAACATAATCCTGGCGGAGCAAAGGTTATGGGGGATGGATTTGACCTCTATTCCAAATCTAGAAAGTACCGTCAGTACAAACCTCCTTACTATCTATCAAATAGGAGTTAAGGAAGCTCTTAAAGAATTGTTTGAAATATCCATTTAG
- a CDS encoding LacI family DNA-binding transcriptional regulator — MVTIKDIAKLANVSHTTVSRALNNSPLIKEPTRRKILDIASQLNYTPNYNAKSLVMQKSYTIGLFLTSISNGTSASFLADTIKGVNSVISQEYNLFIRGIDDYQDYSSINSQRFDGIILMSQSVRDHSFIYHVLQKDIPLVVLNREIEEDSIINILSNDTEGSRQAVQHLIDCGHTNIAIIEGIPTFKSTQMRKDGYLTALIDNGISIHPEYSMSGNYDMESGYLGMEKLLSLKKPPTAVFCSNDDMAIGAMNAVFANGLNVPNDISIIGFDDIGFAQYTTPKLTTVKRPVEKISVLGAEKILSLVTGEENKATKVFANTELIIRDSVK; from the coding sequence ATGGTTACTATAAAAGATATTGCAAAATTGGCCAATGTATCCCATACAACTGTATCAAGGGCACTAAACAATAGTCCCCTTATCAAAGAGCCTACAAGGAGGAAAATCCTTGATATTGCCTCCCAGCTAAATTATACCCCTAATTACAATGCTAAAAGCCTGGTTATGCAAAAGTCGTATACGATTGGTTTATTCTTAACAAGCATTAGCAATGGAACATCGGCAAGCTTTCTTGCTGATACAATAAAAGGTGTAAATAGTGTCATTAGCCAGGAATATAATTTATTTATCCGTGGTATCGATGATTACCAGGATTATTCGAGTATTAATTCGCAAAGATTTGACGGAATTATTTTAATGAGCCAAAGTGTAAGGGACCATTCATTTATCTATCATGTCCTGCAAAAGGATATACCACTTGTTGTGCTTAACAGAGAAATTGAGGAAGATTCTATCATCAATATTCTTTCTAATGATACAGAGGGCTCAAGACAAGCTGTGCAGCATTTGATTGATTGTGGACATACAAACATCGCAATCATTGAAGGTATCCCAACCTTTAAATCTACGCAAATGCGTAAGGATGGTTATCTTACTGCGCTAATAGACAATGGCATTTCGATTCATCCGGAGTATTCTATGAGCGGAAATTATGATATGGAAAGCGGTTATTTAGGAATGGAAAAATTATTGTCGTTGAAAAAGCCTCCGACAGCCGTTTTTTGTTCCAATGATGATATGGCCATCGGTGCAATGAATGCTGTGTTTGCTAACGGATTAAATGTCCCAAATGACATTTCTATTATTGGATTTGATGACATTGGCTTTGCCCAATATACAACACCAAAGCTAACAACGGTAAAACGACCGGTAGAAAAAATCAGTGTACTGGGTGCGGAAAAAATCCTTTCACTCGTAACTGGCGAGGAAAATAAAGCGACCAAAGTTTTTGCCAATACAGAATTAATCATAAGAGATTCTGTTAAATAG